One window of the Microtus ochrogaster isolate Prairie Vole_2 unplaced genomic scaffold, MicOch1.0 UNK108, whole genome shotgun sequence genome contains the following:
- the LOC101997621 gene encoding cytokine receptor-like factor 2 isoform X1 produces MPGPAASIAVILLLQLRIRESAEDVTVVCHDLRDVEVTWDPAKHAGANLSLAWRYIPEPLRPCPRYFLSDGLTSGCILPVRSRSPLEIDVRRGAEPVFHRKGLASAFLKPRPPDKLTLHWLEDAIRVTCPALPHVGLDYVIQHRGMGDIDWVASAPAPSCDVTVGGVDRSACLAFRVRAFPRESFYGGEVQPSDWSPVTQWRAGEAMGAGNGSCQAPPYSGFPKLQVACGLVTLLTSLLLLLALWRVKRGLLPWVPDPRGGFQGLFERHGGNFQAWIAQDVSPPPKAEAVDPTDPAEVALVLEHHGKSAAPDPGLGSPGLPCQAPRDRDVVRVGGATFLMDEGSYMTL; encoded by the exons ATGCCCGGCCCCGCCGCGTCCATCGCCGTcatcctcctgctgcagctccGGATCCGGGAGAGCGCGG AAGACGTCACCGTCGTCTGCCACGACCTGCGTGACGTGGAGGTCACGTGGGACCCGGCCAAGCATGCGGGGGCGAATCTGAGCCTGGCATGGCG CTACATCCCAGAGCCCCTGCGGCCCTGCCCCCGGTACTTCCTGTCCGACGGCCTCACTTCCGGCTGCATCCTCCCAGTGCGCAGCAGAAGCCCCCTGGAGATTGACGTGCGTCGGGGGGCGGAACCTGTGTTCCACCGGAAGGGGCTGGCCTCGGCCTTCC TGAAGCCCCGCCCTCCCGACAAACTCACTCTCCATTGGCTGGAGGATGCCATCCGTGTCACATGTCCTGCTCTCCCCCACGTCGGCCTCGATTACGTCATCCAGCACCGCGGGATGGGTGACATTGACTGGGTG GCTTCCGCCCCAGCGCCCTCCTGTGACGTCACCGTGGGCGGAGTCGACCGCAGTGCCTGCCTCGCCTTCAGGGTCCGGGCGTTCCCGCGGGAATCGTTCTATGGCGGCGAAGTGCAGCCTAGCGATTGGAGCCCCGTGACACAATGGAGGGCTGGTGAAGCTATGGGTGCAGGGAATG GCTCCTGCCAGGCTCCGCCCTATTCCGGGTTCCCAAAGCTCCAGGTCGCCTGTGGCCTCGTGACCCTGCTGAcatcactgctgctgctgctggcactgtggag GGTCAAGCGCGGCCTCCTACCCTGGGTCCCCGACCCCAGGGGTGGCTTCCAAGGACTGTTTGAGCGACATGGTGGGAACTTCCAG GCCTGGATTGCGCAGGACGTGTCTCCGCCCCCGAAGGCCGAAGCCGTTGACCCCACTGACCCTGCTGAGGTGGCCCTGGTCCTGGAGCATCATGGGAAGAGCGCGGCACCCGACCCAGGCTTGGGGTCTCCCGGGCTCCCATGCCAGGCCCCGAGGGACAGGGACGTGGTGAGGGTGGGCGGGGCCACCTTCCTGATGGATGAAGGCTCTTACATGACCCTGTGA
- the LOC101997621 gene encoding cytokine receptor-like factor 2 isoform X2, producing the protein MPGPAASIAVILLLQLRIRESAEDVTVVCHDLRDVEVTWDPAKHAGANLSLAWRYIPEPLRPCPRYFLSDGLTSGCILPVRSRSPLEIDVRRGAEPVFHRKGLASAFLKPRPPDKLTLHWLEDAIRVTCPALPHVGLDYVIQHRGMGDIDWVASAPAPSCDVTVGGVDRSACLAFRVRAFPRESFYGGEVQPSDWSPVTQWRAGEAMGAGNGSSAASYPGSPTPGVASKDCLSDMVGTSRPGLRRTCLRPRRPKPLTPLTLLRWPWSWSIMGRARHPTQAWGLPGSHARPRGTGTW; encoded by the exons ATGCCCGGCCCCGCCGCGTCCATCGCCGTcatcctcctgctgcagctccGGATCCGGGAGAGCGCGG AAGACGTCACCGTCGTCTGCCACGACCTGCGTGACGTGGAGGTCACGTGGGACCCGGCCAAGCATGCGGGGGCGAATCTGAGCCTGGCATGGCG CTACATCCCAGAGCCCCTGCGGCCCTGCCCCCGGTACTTCCTGTCCGACGGCCTCACTTCCGGCTGCATCCTCCCAGTGCGCAGCAGAAGCCCCCTGGAGATTGACGTGCGTCGGGGGGCGGAACCTGTGTTCCACCGGAAGGGGCTGGCCTCGGCCTTCC TGAAGCCCCGCCCTCCCGACAAACTCACTCTCCATTGGCTGGAGGATGCCATCCGTGTCACATGTCCTGCTCTCCCCCACGTCGGCCTCGATTACGTCATCCAGCACCGCGGGATGGGTGACATTGACTGGGTG GCTTCCGCCCCAGCGCCCTCCTGTGACGTCACCGTGGGCGGAGTCGACCGCAGTGCCTGCCTCGCCTTCAGGGTCCGGGCGTTCCCGCGGGAATCGTTCTATGGCGGCGAAGTGCAGCCTAGCGATTGGAGCCCCGTGACACAATGGAGGGCTGGTGAAGCTATGGGTGCAGGGAATG GGTCAAGCGCGGCCTCCTACCCTGGGTCCCCGACCCCAGGGGTGGCTTCCAAGGACTGTTTGAGCGACATGGTGGGAACTTCCAG GCCTGGATTGCGCAGGACGTGTCTCCGCCCCCGAAGGCCGAAGCCGTTGACCCCACTGACCCTGCTGAGGTGGCCCTGGTCCTGGAGCATCATGGGAAGAGCGCGGCACCCGACCCAGGCTTGGGGTCTCCCGGGCTCCCATGCCAGGCCCCGAGGGACAGGGACGTGGTGA
- the LOC101979377 gene encoding granulocyte-macrophage colony-stimulating factor receptor subunit alpha isoform X2 yields the protein MLLLLFPALTLASLPTEAGLQVDSKLKWPHPETDGPAPEVPPPPTPSALNLTFDPGTWTLTWLCSHDIMVTSCYVNFTLHGRPTRRRMQNTLGCRCQFRALTLHLGVTLGVNATTGNVTIHERLDYIFPGPPGSEAVNVSCEIHDAAAMTCTWEAGPAAPPDARYFLVLRNTTGHKLPGCPSGPALSGCRINDLTGLPDRLHVTVAGWSQSGGALRAYDVILNTKAIERLSPPSNITGSCNASHCAVSWVPPRTWATMGFADFRYELDLRRTDMDPDPDLDTTVTVSSRPENRFEFPSPEPREGHVVRVRVGDVRSKRWSVWSPPVKFGADRPIVPRLPVYIIAMGVTLTCVLGLALAWRFIWHRLLPRIPDIQDKVSDNALVNPQTLRKDLAA from the exons ATGTTGCTCTTGCTCTTCCCTGCCCTGACCCTCGCTTCTCTACCCACGGAGGCGGGACTTCAGGTTGACTCCAAGCTGAAATGGCCCCACCCAGAAACGGACGGTCCCGCACCGGAAGTCCCGCCCCCTCCCACGCCCTCTGCCCTGAACCTGACCTTCGACCCTGGCACCTGGACGCTGACCTGGCTCTGCTCCCATGACATCATGGTGACGTCATGCTACGTGAACTTCACCCTGCATGGGAGGCCTACGAGGCGCAGGATGCAG AATACACTTGGGTGCCGCTGCCAGTTCAGGGCCCTGACCCTGCACCTCGGGGTCACTCTGGGGGTCAACGCCACCACGGGCAACGTCACCATCCACGAGAGACTGGACTACATCTTCCCCG GGCCCCCAGGGTCCGAGGCTGTCAACGTCTCCTGCGAGATCCATGACGCTGCTGCCATGACGtgcacctgggaggcagggcCTGCTGCACCTCCAGACGCTCGCTACTTCCTGGTCCTGCGCAACACCAC GGGCCACAAGCTGCCCGGATGTCCCAGCGGCCCCGCCCTCTCTGGCTGCCGCATCAATGACCTCACAGGGTTGCCGGACCGGCTTCACGTGACCGTGGCCGGATGGAGCCAGTCGGGCGGCGCCTTGAGGGCCTATGACGTCATCCTGAATACCAAGGCCATCG AACGTCTGTCCCCGCCCAGCAACATCACGGGAAGCTGCAATGCCTCGCACTGCGCTGTCTCCTGGGTTCCACCCCGCACCTGGGCCACTATGGGCTTCGCTGACTTCCGCTACGAGCTCGACCTGCGCCGAACA GACATGGACCCGGACCCGGACCTGGACACCACG gtcacCGTCTCCAGCCGCCCCGAAAACCGGTTCGAGTTCCCAAGCCCGGAGCCTCGGGAGGGTCACGTGGTCAGGGTGCGTGTGGGCGACGTGCGCAGCAAGCGGTGGAGTGTCTGGAGCCCACCAGTGAAGTTCG GCGCTGACCGCCCCATCGTCCCCCGCCTGCCTGTCTACATAATCGCGATGGGTGTGACCCTGACCTGTGTCCTGGGCTTGGCGCTTGCCTGGAG GTTCATCTGGCACCGCCTCCTCCCCCGCATCCCCGACATCCAGGACAAAGTCAGCGACAATGCTTTGGTCAATCcccag ACCCTCAGGAAGGACCTGGCCGCGTAG
- the LOC101979377 gene encoding granulocyte-macrophage colony-stimulating factor receptor subunit alpha isoform X1: MLLLLFPALTLASLPTEAGLQVDSKLKWPHPETDGPAPEVPPPPTPSALNLTFDPGTWTLTWLCSHDIMVTSCYVNFTLHGRPTRRRMQNTLGCRCQFRALTLHLGVTLGVNATTGNVTIHERLDYIFPGPPGSEAVNVSCEIHDAAAMTCTWEAGPAAPPDARYFLVLRNTTGHKLPGCPSGPALSGCRINDLTGLPDRLHVTVAGWSQSGGALRAYDVILNTKAIERLSPPSNITGSCNASHCAVSWVPPRTWATMGFADFRYELDLRRTDMDPDPDLDTTVTVSSRPENRFEFPSPEPREGHVVRVRVGDVRSKRWSVWSPPVKFGADRPIVPRLPVYIIAMGVTLTCVLGLALAWRRFIWHRLLPRIPDIQDKVSDNALVNPQTLRKDLAA, from the exons ATGTTGCTCTTGCTCTTCCCTGCCCTGACCCTCGCTTCTCTACCCACGGAGGCGGGACTTCAGGTTGACTCCAAGCTGAAATGGCCCCACCCAGAAACGGACGGTCCCGCACCGGAAGTCCCGCCCCCTCCCACGCCCTCTGCCCTGAACCTGACCTTCGACCCTGGCACCTGGACGCTGACCTGGCTCTGCTCCCATGACATCATGGTGACGTCATGCTACGTGAACTTCACCCTGCATGGGAGGCCTACGAGGCGCAGGATGCAG AATACACTTGGGTGCCGCTGCCAGTTCAGGGCCCTGACCCTGCACCTCGGGGTCACTCTGGGGGTCAACGCCACCACGGGCAACGTCACCATCCACGAGAGACTGGACTACATCTTCCCCG GGCCCCCAGGGTCCGAGGCTGTCAACGTCTCCTGCGAGATCCATGACGCTGCTGCCATGACGtgcacctgggaggcagggcCTGCTGCACCTCCAGACGCTCGCTACTTCCTGGTCCTGCGCAACACCAC GGGCCACAAGCTGCCCGGATGTCCCAGCGGCCCCGCCCTCTCTGGCTGCCGCATCAATGACCTCACAGGGTTGCCGGACCGGCTTCACGTGACCGTGGCCGGATGGAGCCAGTCGGGCGGCGCCTTGAGGGCCTATGACGTCATCCTGAATACCAAGGCCATCG AACGTCTGTCCCCGCCCAGCAACATCACGGGAAGCTGCAATGCCTCGCACTGCGCTGTCTCCTGGGTTCCACCCCGCACCTGGGCCACTATGGGCTTCGCTGACTTCCGCTACGAGCTCGACCTGCGCCGAACA GACATGGACCCGGACCCGGACCTGGACACCACG gtcacCGTCTCCAGCCGCCCCGAAAACCGGTTCGAGTTCCCAAGCCCGGAGCCTCGGGAGGGTCACGTGGTCAGGGTGCGTGTGGGCGACGTGCGCAGCAAGCGGTGGAGTGTCTGGAGCCCACCAGTGAAGTTCG GCGCTGACCGCCCCATCGTCCCCCGCCTGCCTGTCTACATAATCGCGATGGGTGTGACCCTGACCTGTGTCCTGGGCTTGGCGCTTGCCTGGAGGAG GTTCATCTGGCACCGCCTCCTCCCCCGCATCCCCGACATCCAGGACAAAGTCAGCGACAATGCTTTGGTCAATCcccag ACCCTCAGGAAGGACCTGGCCGCGTAG